A segment of the Anaerolineae bacterium genome:
ACTTCCTCATACCTTCCCGGAATTGCTTGCCCTGAGAGGTGTCGAGCAGTCTCCACCTCATCGTCAGGATGTCTATCAGCACACGTTGGAGGTGCTCAATCGCTTGGAAGAAATTCTAAGCGCCCTGTCTTTAGCTTTCGATGAAGAGCGGCAAGCCAACTTAATCCTGGGCATGGCTTCCTTGCGGCTGGGGCGGTACCGCGCCCGCTTGAGCGAATACCTTGCGGAACGGTTTACCCCGGAGCGTGAGAAATGGACTTTATTATTTCTGGCAGCCCTCTATCACGATACTGGAAAAGCTTCAACCGCCAGTAAAGATGAAAAGGGCCGCTGGCGATTCTTTGGGCATGAGCAGGTCAGCGCTGAACTATTCGAAGAACGCGGACGGCAGTTAGCCATAGCGAATGACGAAATCGAATGGGTCAGGAAGGTGATCTTGCATCACATGCGGCCGATTTTGCTCACAAATTCCGAAGGGTTACCCAGTCGGCGTGCGGTATACCGATTTTTCCGCCAGACAGGCGAGGCTGGCATTGGCGTGTGTTATCTGTCCCTTGCCGATCTGCTGGGGATTTATGGCTTTACGATGCCGGTTACCCTCTGGTCGAAGCACCTGGATGTTACGCGTGAGTTGCTGCAAGCGTGGTGGGAAGAGAAGGAAACCAAAATCTCCCCGTTACCCTTGTTAGATGGCAACGAGGTGATGCAAAAATTCGGCTTAAAACCGAGTCCGCTGGTCGGGAAAGTGCTGGAAGGGATTCGCGAAGCCCAGGCAGCCGGTGAAGTTCACTCCAAAGCCGAGGCGCTTCGTCTGGCTGAACAGATCATCACTGCCGGGCAGGCTTCATCCCAGGAAAGATAGTCTAAGGAAAGAGAACTTCGAGAACCGGCAGATAGTGACAACGACAGCCCAGCGGATGCGAGCATCCTTCGATGGGCAGGCGCGGCACTTCGTTTTTCGGATAAGCGCCTTCCAGCTCGCGGCAGGCCGGACAGCAATCCTGAGAGACGCTAATCCTGATCAGGGAAATGCGTTCATTGGCAAGCATTCTTTTGAGCGCTTGTGCGGTTTCGGAATACTCACTCAGGTCTGCCTGACAATTCTCGCAGTGAGTGGCAGTGTCCGGCGATGAAGCGTGACAGAGAGAGCAAATTTGCACAGTTAATCTCCTTGGCGAAGGTTTAGAATAATTTTAATCCAAATCTTTTCTAGGCAAGGCAGAATCCTGATTGCTTTTATAGAAAGGTCCTGCCCCCCTGCTTAGTTTCAAGAGGGGGGCAGTCGGGAGAGGGGGAGGCGAATTGGCACCAGAGAAGAGGAGAAGTACCCAAATGCTAACCTGCCTCGCGAGAATAGCTCAATTGTGGCTTGAGACGAAAAACCTGGCGCATTTTCTGACGGTCTAAGCGCGGCCTGTTCAGCAGATCCTGGCAAATGGCGGCAATGCGTTGCGCAGATTTACCACCGTTTTGGATGGGCAAGAGCCGTCGGAGTGCTTCTACGTCCAGATAGGAATACACATCCTTGCCCAGGAGTAACCCAACAAAGGTCACCGTGGAATATTGCGTTATTAAAACATCGCAATTTGCAATCATTGCAAAGATGTCTCCCTCGCTCAAGATGAGGGCTTCGGGGAGAAGACGTTGAATCTCAAAGACAGCCCGCTTTTGGTCTTCGTTTGGATGCAGCTTTACGATAATCGGACGTCCGTTGGCAACTTGTTTGACCTGTTTGAGAAAATAGGTGCGGTCATCAGGCTTGAAGGTCTCCCGGGCGCTGGAGGTAGCCACCAGAACATAACCTTTGAATGGAAAATCGTTATTCAGATAAGTGTTCAGGTTGTCATAGTTAGGAATACCGGTTACAACCAGTTTGTGAGCTTTGACTCCCTTACGGATAAAATCGTCCCGATATCCTTCAGAAGCAACACAGAACACCTCATATTGATCCGATAAGCCGGTTGCAGCGGTATTTGCCAGATAGCGGGGCAGTTTTAGATGCCTGACGAGCGGAAATAGCCAATCTTCCGCTTCCATGATACCTTCCTGCACCAGAACGGTCGGAGTCTCAAGGACAATCCGTTGCGTGATCAGGTCAGTGCAGGTGACAATCAGATCATAGTGGCGTTCTTTGCCTCCATAATCCAGCGGTAAGTTGTGTTCCGTGAGATAGTCAATGGTGTTTTTGCGGTGACGTCCA
Coding sequences within it:
- a CDS encoding tRNA nucleotidyltransferase, CC-adding; this translates as MDALLRLPLIEAVRGVAGETSVYLVGGAVRDGLLGKPITDFDFVVSKNALQIARQVANALGGAYYPLDVQRQYGRVIWVPPNGGRIKLDFALQVGETIEEDLHKRDFTTNAIAIDLHNPQQLIDPLQGAQAILTKTLRACSDDAFRNDPLRVIRGVRFALTLNFRIEPSTWRAMVSASPGLVIVSAERKAEELFRLLASHSVASSIRLLDRVGALPHTFPELLALRGVEQSPPHRQDVYQHTLEVLNRLEEILSALSLAFDEERQANLILGMASLRLGRYRARLSEYLAERFTPEREKWTLLFLAALYHDTGKASTASKDEKGRWRFFGHEQVSAELFEERGRQLAIANDEIEWVRKVILHHMRPILLTNSEGLPSRRAVYRFFRQTGEAGIGVCYLSLADLLGIYGFTMPVTLWSKHLDVTRELLQAWWEEKETKISPLPLLDGNEVMQKFGLKPSPLVGKVLEGIREAQAAGEVHSKAEALRLAEQIITAGQASSQER